In the Kitasatospora terrestris genome, one interval contains:
- a CDS encoding glutamine synthetase family protein, giving the protein MPSAELTLDRLRELIAEGAVDTVVLAITDMQGRLQGKRVAASYFLSDVVPHAAEGCGYLLAVDIDMNTVDGYEVSSWDSGYGDLVFVPDLTTLRMVPWHPATAMVQCDLAHHDGRPVAVSPRQILKRQLERLAGHGWTAHVGTELEFIVFRDTYEQAWEKNYQALTPVNQYNVDYSILGTARIEPLLRRLRNEMAGAGLVVESAKGECNLGQHEIAFKYADALTTCDNHSVYKTGAKEIAAQEGQSLTFMAKYNEREGNSCHIHLSLRDEAGLPVMPGDGPHGFSRTMEHFLAGQLACLAEFSLLLAPNINSYKRYVDGSFAPTAIAWGRDNRTCALRVVGHGPSLRFENRVPGGDVNPYLAVAALIAAGLHGIEQQLALEPEFTGNAYAGDAPRVPTTLRDAVALFENSAAATEAFGKDVVQHYTHAGRTELAAHDAAVTDWELRRGFERL; this is encoded by the coding sequence GTGCCTTCCGCCGAACTGACGCTCGACCGCCTGCGCGAGCTGATCGCCGAAGGAGCCGTCGACACCGTCGTGCTCGCCATCACCGACATGCAGGGCCGCCTGCAGGGCAAGCGCGTCGCCGCCTCCTACTTCCTCAGCGACGTCGTCCCGCACGCCGCCGAGGGCTGCGGCTACCTCCTCGCCGTCGACATCGACATGAACACCGTCGACGGCTACGAGGTCTCCTCCTGGGACAGCGGCTACGGCGACCTGGTCTTCGTCCCCGACCTGACCACCCTGCGCATGGTCCCCTGGCACCCGGCCACCGCGATGGTCCAGTGCGACCTCGCCCACCACGACGGGCGGCCCGTCGCCGTCTCCCCCCGCCAGATCCTCAAGCGCCAGCTCGAACGTCTCGCCGGCCACGGCTGGACGGCGCACGTGGGCACCGAACTCGAATTCATCGTCTTCCGCGACACCTACGAGCAGGCCTGGGAGAAGAACTACCAGGCGCTCACGCCGGTCAACCAGTACAACGTCGACTACTCCATCCTCGGCACCGCCCGCATCGAACCCCTGCTGCGCCGGCTGCGCAACGAGATGGCCGGCGCCGGGCTCGTCGTCGAGTCCGCCAAGGGCGAGTGCAACCTCGGCCAGCACGAGATCGCCTTCAAGTACGCCGACGCGCTCACCACCTGCGACAACCACTCCGTCTACAAGACCGGCGCCAAGGAGATCGCCGCCCAGGAGGGCCAGAGCCTCACCTTCATGGCCAAGTACAACGAGCGCGAGGGCAACTCCTGCCACATCCACCTCAGCCTGCGTGACGAAGCCGGCCTGCCCGTCATGCCCGGCGACGGCCCCCACGGCTTCTCCCGCACCATGGAGCACTTCCTCGCCGGACAGCTCGCCTGCCTCGCCGAGTTCTCCCTCCTCCTCGCGCCGAACATCAACTCCTACAAGCGCTACGTCGACGGCAGCTTCGCACCGACCGCCATCGCCTGGGGACGCGACAACCGGACCTGCGCCCTGCGCGTGGTCGGCCACGGCCCGTCCCTGCGCTTCGAGAACCGCGTCCCCGGCGGCGACGTCAACCCGTACCTCGCGGTCGCCGCCCTGATCGCCGCCGGACTCCACGGCATCGAGCAACAGCTCGCACTGGAGCCGGAGTTCACCGGCAACGCGTACGCCGGCGACGCGCCCCGCGTCCCGACGACCCTGCGCGACGCGGTCGCCCTGTTCGAGAACAGCGCCGCCGCCACCGAGGCGTTCGGCAAGGACGTCGTCCAGCACTACACCCACGCCGGACGGACCGAACTCGCCGCCCACGACGCCGCCGTCACCGACTGGGAACTCCGCCGGGGCTTCGAACGCCTCTGA
- a CDS encoding Lrp/AsnC family transcriptional regulator codes for MDDVDRAILRELQTDGRIPYADLGPKVGLSPSAARQRLQRLIDTKVVQVVGVTDPMAMGGQAMGLLGLRVDGDPRTVADELARHEEIVYSVLTSGSFDLFAEAVCRRPHDLLAFINDVVRPIEGVTAVESFPYFGIHTHRFMWDVQ; via the coding sequence ATGGACGATGTCGACCGCGCGATCCTGCGCGAGCTGCAGACCGATGGACGGATCCCCTACGCCGACCTCGGCCCCAAGGTCGGTCTCTCCCCCTCGGCCGCCCGGCAGCGGCTGCAACGGCTGATCGACACCAAGGTGGTGCAGGTCGTCGGCGTCACCGATCCGATGGCGATGGGCGGCCAGGCGATGGGCCTGCTGGGCCTGCGCGTGGACGGCGACCCGCGCACGGTGGCGGACGAGCTCGCCCGCCACGAGGAGATCGTCTACTCCGTACTCACCTCCGGCAGCTTCGACCTCTTCGCCGAGGCGGTCTGCCGGCGCCCGCACGACCTGCTGGCCTTCATCAACGACGTGGTCCGCCCGATCGAGGGCGTCACGGCGGTGGAGAGCTTCCCGTACTTCGGGATCCACACCCACCGCTTCATGTGGGACGTCCAGTGA
- a CDS encoding carbohydrate kinase, translating into MVESSSAGGVEFLVIGECVADVVRAPREADRPHAGGSPANVAFGLARLGRRVALLTQVGEDAMGALIGAHLRGAGVEVLTDGQAVDTPVAVVTVDGHGKASYAFAIGWSLRRPAVLPGAPRVHLGSIAAVVEPGGAVARGLLRELRAAGASVSYDPNVRPALFGERAAGVAAVEECVALSDVVKASDEDLEWLYPGVPVRESAARWLASGPRTVIVTRGAEGAFALTAEGEVRAAAVPAEVVDTVGAGDSFMAAVLDALADGADVGTAMAAASEAAAVTVSRAGANPPTAEELAARR; encoded by the coding sequence GTGGTTGAGTCGAGCAGCGCCGGCGGCGTCGAGTTCCTGGTCATCGGTGAGTGCGTCGCCGACGTGGTGCGCGCGCCGAGGGAGGCGGACCGGCCGCATGCGGGCGGGAGCCCGGCGAACGTGGCGTTCGGGCTGGCACGGCTCGGGCGGCGGGTGGCGCTGCTGACGCAGGTGGGGGAGGACGCGATGGGGGCGCTGATCGGGGCGCACCTGCGCGGGGCCGGGGTCGAGGTGCTGACGGACGGTCAGGCGGTGGACACACCGGTGGCGGTGGTCACGGTCGACGGGCACGGCAAGGCGTCGTACGCGTTCGCGATCGGCTGGAGCCTGCGCCGGCCGGCTGTGCTGCCGGGCGCGCCGCGGGTGCACCTGGGGTCGATCGCCGCGGTCGTGGAGCCGGGCGGGGCGGTGGCGCGCGGGTTGCTGCGGGAGCTGCGGGCGGCGGGGGCGAGCGTGTCGTACGACCCGAACGTGCGGCCCGCGCTGTTCGGGGAGCGGGCGGCCGGGGTGGCCGCGGTGGAGGAGTGCGTGGCGCTGAGCGACGTGGTGAAGGCCAGCGACGAGGACCTGGAGTGGCTGTACCCGGGCGTCCCGGTGCGGGAGAGCGCGGCCCGGTGGCTGGCGTCGGGTCCGCGCACGGTGATCGTGACCCGGGGCGCGGAGGGGGCGTTCGCGCTGACCGCGGAGGGCGAGGTCCGGGCGGCGGCCGTGCCGGCCGAGGTGGTGGACACGGTCGGCGCCGGGGACTCGTTCATGGCGGCGGTGCTGGACGCGCTGGCGGACGGCGCGGACGTGGGAACGGCGATGGCGGCGGCCTCCGAGGCCGCCGCCGTCACCGTCTCCAGGGCCGGCGCCAACCCGCCGACCGCGGAGGAACTCGCGGCCCGTCGCTGA
- a CDS encoding aminotransferase family protein — protein MYHSQPTTLDFFAHGALPAPRISPERARDLTAEHFGLRIHAEELGSQQDANFLLRGADGTPVAVLKVANPAFTATEIDAQDSAADLLAAAHPDLRVATVLRGPDGTRRSVVVDTGDGPVTARLLRFLPGGALSGPRHLSPGTVAAMGRIAGRVGAALRDFRHPGLDRVLQWDLRYTDQVVARLLEHVTEPERRAAVLTATGTAWAEVSELADRLPVQAVHLDLTDDNLVRDPGSPLPLPDGVIDFGDLTTSWAVSELAVCLSSMLHHSGMEPHHVLPAVRAFHRVRPLSAAEAAAVWPLTVLRAAGLVASGRHQAAVDADNAYVRAALEREWRIFEQATAVPSAVMTALVLDALGLDAPAPAAAAVPSARSSHDPSAADIPDALAVPCVPGPADPPATGTRAVDTRARAPHLAAHHPLLAGLDPAGVDLLDLSAESEAMDRGAWLEPGTEDRLAAAALSGGATAVATRYAEARLTAAPALSLSSPATVATGIDLWTGPAVELHAPCAGELLVSAPGRAELRCDALVLEIALPAAVSPHPAAGTALHPGDPVATLPAGSRLRIALRAAGAPAVPALVRPEYAAGWLALTADPSPLIGLPASDAAPDSDGRPDLLARRRASFATVQGHYYAEPPRIERGWRHHLVSTEGRSYLDIVNNVTPLGHAHPGVERAVTRQLRRLNTNSRFHYGSVVEFTERLAALLPDPLDTVFLVNSGSEAVDLGIRLAIGATGQHDVVALREAYHGWTYASDAVSTSLQDNPNALSTRPSWVHTVDSPNSYRGRHRGEEAARYAPEAVRLVEELAASGRPPGAFVSESYYGNAGGVPLPAGYLEQLYAAVRRHGGLAVADEIQVGYGRLGEWFWGFEEQGVVPDIVCVAKAMGNGHPLGAVITSRAVAERYRDQGYFFSSTGGSPVSSVAGLTVLDALRDEDLQDNAVRTGGQLKERLTALGDRHGIVGAVHGSGLYLGLELVRDRTTLEPATEETAELCDRMLDLGVVVQPTGDHLNILKIKPPLCIDAAAADFFADALDLALTQLSAHR, from the coding sequence ATGTACCACAGCCAGCCCACCACCCTCGACTTCTTCGCCCACGGCGCCCTCCCCGCACCCCGGATCAGCCCGGAGCGGGCGCGCGACCTGACCGCCGAGCACTTCGGGCTGCGGATCCACGCCGAGGAGCTGGGCAGCCAGCAGGACGCCAACTTCCTGCTGCGCGGGGCGGACGGCACACCCGTCGCCGTCCTCAAGGTCGCCAACCCCGCGTTCACCGCGACCGAGATCGACGCCCAGGACAGCGCGGCCGACCTGCTCGCCGCCGCCCACCCGGACCTCCGGGTGGCCACCGTCCTGCGCGGCCCCGACGGAACGCGCCGCAGCGTCGTCGTCGACACCGGGGACGGCCCGGTCACCGCCCGCCTGCTGCGCTTCCTGCCCGGCGGCGCGCTCTCCGGCCCCCGCCACCTCTCCCCCGGGACGGTCGCCGCGATGGGCCGGATCGCCGGCCGGGTCGGCGCTGCGCTGCGCGACTTCCGCCACCCCGGCCTGGACCGCGTCCTCCAGTGGGACCTGCGCTACACGGACCAGGTGGTCGCCCGGCTCCTGGAGCACGTCACGGAGCCCGAGCGCCGCGCGGCCGTCCTGACCGCCACCGGCACCGCCTGGGCCGAGGTCTCCGAGCTCGCCGACCGGCTCCCGGTGCAGGCCGTCCACCTGGACCTGACCGACGACAACCTGGTCCGCGACCCCGGCAGCCCGCTGCCGCTGCCCGACGGCGTCATCGACTTCGGCGATCTGACCACCAGCTGGGCGGTCTCCGAGCTGGCCGTCTGCCTCTCCTCGATGCTGCACCACAGCGGCATGGAGCCGCACCACGTCCTGCCCGCGGTGCGCGCCTTCCACCGGGTCCGCCCGCTCTCCGCCGCCGAGGCCGCCGCCGTGTGGCCGCTGACCGTGCTGCGCGCCGCCGGGCTGGTCGCCAGTGGCCGCCACCAGGCCGCCGTGGACGCCGACAACGCGTACGTCCGGGCCGCGCTGGAGCGCGAGTGGCGGATCTTCGAGCAGGCCACCGCCGTGCCCTCCGCCGTCATGACCGCACTGGTCCTCGACGCCCTCGGCCTGGACGCGCCCGCACCGGCCGCAGCGGCGGTCCCGAGCGCCCGCAGCAGCCACGACCCCTCCGCCGCCGACATCCCCGACGCCCTCGCGGTCCCCTGCGTCCCCGGTCCGGCCGACCCTCCCGCCACCGGCACCCGCGCCGTCGACACCCGTGCGCGGGCCCCGCACCTCGCCGCCCACCACCCGCTGCTGGCCGGTCTCGATCCCGCAGGCGTCGACCTGCTCGACCTGTCGGCCGAGTCCGAGGCCATGGACCGCGGCGCCTGGCTGGAGCCCGGTACCGAGGACCGGCTCGCCGCCGCCGCGCTCTCCGGCGGCGCCACCGCCGTGGCCACCCGGTACGCGGAGGCCCGGCTCACCGCCGCCCCGGCGCTCTCCCTCTCCTCCCCCGCCACCGTGGCCACCGGCATCGACCTGTGGACCGGGCCCGCCGTCGAGCTCCACGCCCCCTGCGCCGGTGAGCTGCTGGTCTCGGCGCCGGGCCGCGCGGAACTCCGCTGCGACGCCCTGGTGCTGGAGATCGCCCTCCCCGCCGCGGTCTCCCCGCACCCCGCCGCCGGCACCGCACTGCACCCGGGCGACCCGGTCGCCACCCTGCCCGCCGGGAGCCGGCTGCGCATCGCGCTGCGGGCCGCCGGAGCACCGGCCGTCCCCGCGCTGGTCCGCCCGGAGTACGCGGCCGGCTGGCTGGCCCTCACCGCCGACCCGTCCCCGCTGATCGGCCTGCCCGCCTCCGACGCCGCCCCCGACTCCGACGGCCGTCCGGACCTGCTGGCCCGGCGCCGCGCCTCCTTCGCCACCGTCCAGGGGCACTACTACGCCGAGCCGCCGCGGATCGAACGCGGTTGGCGCCACCACCTGGTGTCGACCGAGGGCCGCTCGTACCTCGACATCGTCAACAACGTCACGCCGCTCGGCCACGCCCACCCGGGCGTCGAGCGCGCGGTGACCCGGCAGTTGCGCCGGCTGAACACCAACTCCCGTTTCCACTACGGCTCGGTGGTGGAGTTCACCGAGCGGCTGGCCGCGCTGCTGCCGGACCCGCTGGACACCGTCTTCCTGGTCAACTCGGGCTCCGAGGCGGTGGACCTGGGCATCCGCCTGGCGATCGGCGCGACCGGGCAGCACGACGTGGTCGCCCTACGCGAGGCGTACCACGGCTGGACGTACGCCTCCGACGCCGTCTCCACCTCGCTCCAGGACAATCCCAACGCGCTCTCCACCCGCCCGAGTTGGGTGCACACCGTGGACTCGCCGAACTCCTACCGCGGTCGCCACCGGGGCGAGGAGGCGGCCCGCTACGCGCCGGAGGCGGTGCGGCTGGTCGAGGAGCTGGCAGCATCCGGCCGGCCGCCGGGCGCCTTCGTCAGCGAGAGCTACTACGGGAACGCGGGCGGCGTGCCGCTGCCCGCCGGGTACCTGGAGCAGCTGTACGCCGCCGTGCGCCGGCACGGCGGCCTGGCCGTCGCGGACGAGATCCAGGTCGGGTACGGGCGGCTCGGCGAGTGGTTCTGGGGCTTCGAGGAACAGGGCGTCGTCCCCGACATCGTCTGCGTGGCCAAGGCCATGGGCAACGGCCACCCGCTCGGCGCGGTGATCACCTCCCGGGCCGTCGCCGAGCGCTACCGCGACCAGGGGTACTTCTTCTCCTCCACCGGCGGCAGCCCGGTCTCCAGCGTCGCCGGCCTGACCGTCCTCGACGCCCTGCGCGACGAGGACCTGCAGGACAACGCGGTGCGCACGGGCGGGCAGCTCAAGGAACGCCTCACCGCCCTCGGCGACCGGCACGGGATCGTCGGCGCGGTGCACGGCTCGGGGCTCTACCTCGGCCTCGAACTGGTCCGCGACCGCACCACCCTGGAGCCCGCGACCGAGGAGACCGCCGAGCTCTGCGACCGGATGCTCGACCTCGGCGTGGTCGTCCAGCCGACCGGCGACCACCTGAACATCCTGAAGATCAAGCCGCCGCTGTGCATCGACGCCGCGGCCGCGGACTTCTTCGCGGACGCGCTCGACCTCGCCCTGACCCAGCTCTCCGCCCACCGGTAG
- a CDS encoding isochorismatase family protein encodes MLDRSRCALVLIDLMERIAALPLEPRSGDAVVAASAELARRFRAAGAPVIAVRVERPGVAEQPPGSGLVAEIAELADAVVVKRTIGAFYGTELDGLLRARGVETVVLTGIATNLGVESTARAAADHGYELVFPEDALAGLTAAEHEAAVALDLPRFGSVVTSAEIELG; translated from the coding sequence ATCCTCGACCGCAGCCGCTGCGCCCTCGTCCTGATCGACCTGATGGAGCGGATCGCCGCCCTCCCGCTCGAACCGCGCAGCGGGGACGCGGTGGTGGCGGCATCGGCGGAGCTGGCCCGACGGTTCCGGGCGGCGGGCGCGCCCGTGATCGCGGTCCGGGTGGAACGGCCCGGCGTCGCCGAACAGCCGCCCGGCAGCGGGCTGGTGGCGGAGATCGCCGAACTCGCCGACGCGGTCGTGGTCAAGCGGACCATCGGCGCGTTCTACGGCACGGAGCTCGACGGACTGCTGCGCGCCCGGGGCGTGGAGACGGTGGTGCTGACGGGCATCGCCACCAACCTCGGCGTGGAGTCGACGGCCCGGGCGGCCGCCGACCACGGCTACGAACTGGTCTTCCCCGAGGACGCCCTCGCCGGGCTGACCGCCGCCGAGCACGAGGCGGCCGTCGCGCTCGACCTGCCGCGCTTCGGGTCGGTGGTCACCAGCGCGGAGATCGAGCTCGGCTGA
- the gap gene encoding type I glyceraldehyde-3-phosphate dehydrogenase, which yields MTRIAVNGFGRIGRNVVRALIERDSKLEIVAVNDLTEPKALARLLKYDTTSGRLGRPVEVEGDTLVVDGRRIKVLAERDPANLPWAELGVDIVLEATGRFTAASAARAHLDAGAKKVLVSAPSDGADVTLAYGVNTDAYDPEVHTVVSNASCTTNALAPLAAVLDQLAGIEHGFMTTVHAYTQEQNLQDGPHRDPRRARAAGVNIVPTTTGAAKAIGLVLPNLDGKLSGDSIRVPVPVGSIVELNTTVSREVTREEILAAYRAAAEGPLAGVLEYSDDPLVSADITGNPHSSIFDSELTRVDGKHVKVVAWYDNEWGFSNRVVDTLDLLAAH from the coding sequence ATGACTCGCATCGCCGTCAACGGATTCGGTCGCATCGGACGCAACGTCGTGCGGGCCCTCATCGAGCGCGACAGCAAGCTGGAGATCGTCGCGGTCAACGACCTCACCGAGCCCAAGGCGCTCGCCCGTCTGCTGAAGTACGACACCACCTCCGGCCGCCTGGGCCGCCCGGTGGAGGTCGAGGGCGACACCCTGGTGGTCGACGGCCGCCGGATCAAGGTGCTGGCCGAGCGCGACCCGGCCAACCTGCCGTGGGCCGAGCTCGGTGTGGACATCGTGCTGGAGGCGACCGGCCGGTTCACCGCCGCGTCCGCCGCCCGCGCCCACCTCGACGCCGGTGCGAAGAAGGTCCTGGTCAGCGCGCCGTCCGACGGCGCCGACGTGACGCTCGCCTACGGCGTGAACACCGACGCGTACGACCCGGAGGTGCACACCGTCGTCTCCAACGCCTCCTGCACCACCAACGCGCTCGCCCCGCTGGCCGCGGTCCTCGACCAGCTGGCCGGCATCGAGCACGGCTTCATGACCACCGTGCACGCCTACACCCAGGAGCAGAACCTCCAGGACGGCCCGCACCGCGACCCGCGCCGTGCCCGCGCCGCCGGCGTGAACATCGTGCCGACCACCACCGGCGCCGCGAAGGCGATCGGCCTGGTCCTGCCGAACCTGGACGGCAAGCTCTCCGGCGACTCGATCCGCGTGCCCGTGCCGGTCGGCTCGATCGTCGAGCTGAACACCACGGTCTCCCGCGAGGTCACCCGCGAGGAGATCCTGGCCGCCTACCGCGCCGCCGCCGAGGGCCCGCTGGCCGGCGTCCTGGAGTACTCCGACGACCCGCTGGTCTCCGCGGACATCACCGGCAACCCGCACTCCTCGATCTTCGACTCCGAGCTCACCCGGGTCGACGGCAAGCACGTCAAGGTCGTCGCCTGGTACGACAACGAGTGGGGCTTCTCCAACCGCGTGGTCGACACCCTCGACCTGCTCGCCGCGCACTGA
- a CDS encoding GlxA family transcriptional regulator, which produces MRAAERLHRVAVLVLDGAKPLDVGIPAQVFTTRASMPYEVRVCGAAPGLVAGGDGLSYHVAHGLEALAWADVVFVPGYRFPDRDDPPPAVVEALITAHERGARMAAISTGAFALAATGLLDGRRATTHWHYTRALAARYPAINVDENVLFVDEGTVLTSAGAASGIDLCLHILRRDLGVAASNHAARRLVAAPYRSGGQAQYVPRSVPEAVGERFAATREWALHRLGEPLTLEHLARHAAVSPRTFSRRFVEDTGYTPMQWVMRARIDLARELLERSERSVEQIAADVGLGTGTNLRLHFHRILGTTPTEYRRTFTRGE; this is translated from the coding sequence ATGCGCGCGGCGGAACGGCTGCACCGGGTGGCCGTCCTGGTCCTGGACGGGGCGAAGCCGCTGGACGTCGGGATCCCCGCGCAGGTGTTCACCACCCGCGCGAGCATGCCGTACGAGGTGCGGGTGTGCGGCGCGGCGCCGGGCCTGGTGGCGGGCGGCGACGGCCTGTCGTACCACGTGGCGCACGGCCTGGAGGCGCTCGCCTGGGCGGACGTCGTCTTCGTCCCCGGCTACCGCTTCCCCGACCGCGACGACCCGCCGCCGGCCGTCGTCGAGGCGCTGATCACCGCCCATGAGCGCGGGGCCCGCATGGCCGCGATCTCCACCGGCGCGTTCGCGCTCGCCGCGACCGGCCTGCTGGACGGCCGCCGGGCGACCACGCACTGGCACTACACCCGGGCGCTGGCCGCCCGGTACCCGGCGATCAACGTGGACGAGAACGTGCTCTTCGTCGACGAGGGCACGGTGCTCACCTCGGCCGGCGCCGCCTCCGGCATCGACCTGTGCCTGCACATCCTGCGCCGCGACCTCGGGGTGGCGGCGTCCAACCACGCCGCCCGCCGCCTGGTCGCCGCCCCGTACCGCAGCGGCGGTCAGGCGCAGTACGTGCCGCGCAGCGTGCCGGAGGCGGTCGGCGAGCGCTTCGCCGCGACCCGCGAGTGGGCGCTGCACCGCCTCGGCGAGCCGCTCACCCTGGAGCACCTGGCCCGGCACGCCGCGGTCTCCCCGCGCACCTTCTCCCGCCGCTTCGTCGAGGACACCGGCTACACGCCGATGCAGTGGGTGATGCGCGCCCGGATCGACCTGGCCCGCGAGCTGTTGGAGCGCTCCGAGCGCAGCGTCGAACAGATCGCCGCGGACGTGGGCCTCGGCACGGGGACCAACCTGCGCCTGCACTTCCACCGCATCCTGGGCACCACACCCACCGAGTACCGACGCACCTTCACCCGGGGCGAGTGA
- a CDS encoding DUF402 domain-containing protein, translated as MAPDEHVTVIRDGRLTAAGIRRGSVVAYTWGFHADGIDHVQRTFVLLDEHLQIDQPVIFPPEQRGWWYCDLIGVEWGGVGSGVVETRDMWIDVVVGPPDQPYRLLDLDEYALALADGRLTPAEAARGLTRVQRFLDRRLNRRHGVSRTWPAFPPPEVEDLLTVDLPQDWELRA; from the coding sequence GTGGCACCGGACGAACACGTGACCGTCATCCGCGACGGCAGGCTGACGGCCGCCGGGATCCGGCGCGGCAGCGTCGTCGCGTACACCTGGGGCTTCCACGCGGACGGCATCGACCACGTCCAACGCACTTTCGTCCTGCTGGACGAGCACCTGCAGATCGACCAGCCGGTGATCTTCCCTCCCGAACAGCGGGGTTGGTGGTACTGCGACCTCATCGGCGTCGAGTGGGGCGGCGTCGGCAGCGGCGTGGTGGAGACGCGGGACATGTGGATCGACGTCGTCGTCGGCCCGCCCGACCAGCCCTACCGCCTGCTCGACCTGGACGAGTACGCGCTGGCTCTCGCGGACGGTCGCCTCACTCCGGCAGAGGCCGCCCGCGGGCTCACCCGGGTGCAGCGCTTCCTCGACCGCCGTCTGAACCGTCGCCACGGAGTGTCGAGGACGTGGCCCGCGTTCCCGCCTCCCGAGGTCGAGGACCTCCTCACGGTCGACCTCCCCCAGGACTGGGAACTGAGGGCCTGA
- a CDS encoding amino acid permease, whose product MPLEPDHLSDEERLAQLGYTQVLARRMSGFSNFAVSFTIISILSGCLTLYGFGLNTGGPAMLTWGWVLVGAMTLFVGLAMAEVCSSYPTSAGLYFWAKEMAPPKSAAAWAWFTGWFNVLGQVAVTAGIDFGAATFLNAYLDLQFEFAVTPEHTMSIFAGVLLLHGVLNTFGVRLVAVLNSVSVWWHVVGVLVIVGLLAVVPDHHQSASFVFGHFVNNTGFKSGFYVGLLSLLVAQYTFTGYDASAHMTEETNDAAVAGPRGIVRSIWTSWIAGFVLIVGLTFAIQDWDGTLGTAIGVPPAQVFIDSLGDAGGKALLLVVIGAQLFCGMASVTANSRMIYAFSRDGALPFSRTWHRINPNTRTPTNAVWLAVVGALALGLPYLINATAYAAVTSIATIGLYIAYVIPTFLRLRQGDRFVRGPWHLGRASRPIGVVAVLWVTVITVLFMLPQVNPITAKNFNYAPVAVAVVLGFAALWWVLSARKWFLNPSHPRNLARAGAQPLPEPVGR is encoded by the coding sequence ATGCCTCTGGAACCCGACCACCTGTCGGACGAGGAACGCCTCGCCCAGCTCGGCTACACCCAGGTGCTGGCCCGCCGGATGTCCGGCTTCTCCAACTTCGCGGTGTCCTTCACCATCATCTCGATCCTGTCGGGCTGCCTGACGCTGTACGGGTTCGGTCTGAACACCGGCGGCCCGGCGATGCTCACCTGGGGCTGGGTGCTGGTCGGCGCGATGACGCTGTTCGTCGGTCTGGCGATGGCGGAGGTGTGTTCCTCCTACCCGACCTCGGCCGGCCTGTACTTCTGGGCCAAGGAGATGGCGCCGCCGAAGTCGGCCGCCGCGTGGGCGTGGTTCACCGGGTGGTTCAACGTCCTGGGCCAGGTCGCCGTGACGGCGGGCATCGACTTCGGCGCCGCGACCTTCCTCAACGCGTACCTGGACCTGCAGTTCGAGTTCGCGGTGACGCCCGAGCACACCATGTCGATCTTCGCCGGCGTCCTGCTGCTGCACGGCGTGCTGAACACCTTCGGCGTGCGCCTGGTGGCCGTGCTCAACAGCGTCAGCGTCTGGTGGCACGTCGTGGGCGTGCTGGTGATCGTCGGCCTGCTGGCGGTCGTCCCGGACCACCATCAGTCCGCCTCCTTCGTGTTCGGCCACTTCGTCAACAACACCGGCTTCAAGAGCGGCTTCTACGTGGGCCTGCTCAGCCTCCTGGTCGCGCAGTACACCTTCACCGGCTACGACGCCTCCGCGCACATGACCGAGGAGACCAACGACGCCGCGGTGGCCGGCCCGCGCGGCATCGTCCGCTCGATCTGGACCTCCTGGATCGCCGGCTTCGTGCTGATCGTCGGCCTCACCTTCGCCATCCAGGACTGGGACGGCACGCTCGGCACCGCGATCGGCGTCCCCCCGGCGCAGGTGTTCATCGACTCGCTGGGCGACGCCGGCGGCAAGGCCCTCCTGCTGGTCGTGATCGGCGCCCAGCTGTTCTGCGGCATGGCCTCGGTGACCGCCAACTCCCGCATGATCTACGCCTTCTCGCGGGACGGCGCGCTGCCCTTCAGCCGGACCTGGCACCGCATCAACCCGAACACCCGCACGCCCACCAACGCCGTGTGGCTCGCGGTGGTCGGCGCGCTCGCCCTCGGCCTGCCGTACCTGATCAACGCCACCGCGTACGCGGCCGTCACCTCGATCGCGACCATCGGCCTGTACATCGCCTACGTCATCCCGACCTTCCTGCGCCTGCGGCAGGGCGACCGGTTCGTGCGCGGCCCGTGGCACCTGGGCCGGGCGAGCCGTCCGATCGGCGTCGTCGCGGTGCTGTGGGTGACGGTGATCACCGTCCTGTTCATGCTGCCCCAGGTCAACCCGATCACCGCGAAGAACTTCAACTACGCGCCGGTCGCGGTGGCCGTGGTGCTCGGCTTCGCCGCCCTGTGGTGGGTGCTGTCCGCCCGCAAGTGGTTCCTGAACCCTTCGCACCCCCGCAACCTGGCCCGCGCCGGCGCCCAGCCGCTGCCCGAGCCGGTCGGCCGCTGA
- a CDS encoding transcriptional regulator produces MSTAPEHEQHPVNGLDDVVHQRVRLGILTVAHQARRVEFGFLRTTLGLTAGNLSQHLSVLEKAGLVEIEKGYEGRRARTWLSLTPAGDRALREEVAQLKRLIQQIEQAGTDGAP; encoded by the coding sequence ATGAGCACCGCACCCGAGCACGAGCAGCACCCCGTCAACGGGCTGGACGACGTGGTCCACCAGCGCGTGCGGCTCGGCATCCTCACCGTCGCGCACCAGGCCCGCCGCGTGGAGTTCGGCTTCCTGCGCACCACGCTCGGCCTGACCGCCGGCAACCTCAGCCAGCACCTGTCCGTCCTGGAGAAGGCCGGTCTGGTGGAGATCGAGAAGGGCTACGAGGGCAGGCGCGCCCGCACCTGGCTCTCCCTCACCCCCGCGGGCGACCGTGCGCTGCGCGAGGAGGTCGCCCAGCTCAAGCGCCTGATCCAGCAGATCGAGCAGGCCGGCACGGACGGCGCACCCTGA